In Lactuca sativa cultivar Salinas chromosome 5, Lsat_Salinas_v11, whole genome shotgun sequence, the DNA window GTACGTGTAGAAAATGACATGGAACTGCACTTTTTGGTAAACCACGATGACCAAATTTGCAATTTActctttttattatattataaaagctacatataatgttttttttaaatttataacccatttttttttactatttttaagATTATGTAGACAATATAAAAAAttcttaaaatatataaatattggtCATAATTTATAGacaaaattattttatatattttagtgttttttgtttattttttttaataaaaataaaataaaataaactacaaAATAATGTTTATGGTGCAAAATAgttataacaaataaataaaagaaaagaataaAAGGCCAATTGAGGTTTGGGGGAGCAAACCTAGGGATGGCAGAAAAAATTGAATCCGACAGGAAAACCCGAAACCTGAAGATTTTGGGGCTGGCTACTTTTATCTAGTATCAGTTCGGATAATGGATCGTTATCGGGTAATTTGTTCGGATTAAGGGCAGAGAGTAGGATATGTTTGCCTCGACCCGCCCTGCTCTGAATATAATCGACATAGCAAAAATCAAAAATTCTTCCGTGGTTTCCTTCGTTTCTCATTCGTTTTCTTCTACGAGTCCTCGTTAATTGTCATTGTCGCATACCACCAACCGGTTTGCAGCAAACCCAACAACGGGTTTGCTACAAACCCGTTGTCGATTTTAAAGGCATTTTCATTTTGTTTTAAATCAAATGTGGCAACCAACCAGGCTTTTGGTTGCCAATGAGATAAATTTATAAGGGTGTTTGGGTttactttttaaattttaaaaagacCTTTGACAAAATGATTTATTAACGCATGATTTTTTAAAAAGgtgtttataaaaaaatgtttggattaGTTTTTGTAGTTGGAAAAGTTAATAAGTTAAAAGTGTTTGGTTAATTTTTATATGTAAAATGACCTAAAAGTAAGTTATTGACTAATGACTTTTCCAAATAGTCAGGTTTATATGATTtcttaaaatatttatttttctcttttgtcaaaaagtcattttaaaaTAGTTTTCTTAAAAGTCAAACACCTTTTAACTTAGATCATCTATTATACTCACTATTAACCATTATAGTGGTGGGTGTCACATCATCACCACAATATCCACCACTAGCCATGGGATACAAACCACCATATccctcttatttttttatttttaaataaaaatatatattttttattatagagagatagagagagttaGAAAAAAAATAGAGAGAGAAATAATGTAACTGGATGTGGTCTTCCATAATATACACCAGAATGTACCAAGATTACTACCAACCACTAAGCACCGGGATGGTGTTTGTGGTTAGTGGTCATTGCCACTTAGATCACGAAAGGTCGTGTTATATATAGCTGATGGTCTTATTGGCTTTTTGAAAAAGTTAATGTGTTAATAAGTCAATTTAAAAAACAATTTCAAACACTCACTAAGTATGATCGGGATAGGAAGATTTTGCCCAAGGAGAAGTTTTAGGAgaagaagcaaaaaaaaaaaaaaaaatagagggaaagaagtTTTAGGAgaagaagcaaaaaaaaaaaaaaaatagagggaaagaatgtTATGGTGTCCCGATTCAAGAAGGAAACAAAGGAGAAAATAGAGGCATTCTGAAAGGAAGTGATGCAGGAACATCATTCCCTCCTCCTTGATATGTGATTTCATGTGTACCTTCCCGCTTCCTTTTGGGAAGCATATTGTGCACCCTTACGTGTTTTGTATTGATTTTTGTAAAAGCCATTAGACCTtaaatactattattattattattattattattattattattattattattattaactcccctatttttctagttttaatatttttcgttttaaaaataaaacggtTCAATTATTCACttacatttttcatttaaaaaacgaATGGTCTTTTATATGTTTGGGCTACATATgttgtttaaactttaaaatgTTTCATTTTTTTCACTTTTTGGTCGTTTTCGCTCTACAAACAACTGCTCGTATTTAAACGAATGGTCTTAATTATGTGTTTTCTCCATTAACGACATGCCAAACTATTGTATAAAACATACAACCACCATGTAGCTCATTAATACAAACTACATATACTGAATAAAAACACCTGAGACAAATGTGATGATGCCTTTTATCTACAATTCTATATGTTAAGTATTATTTATGGAATAAAttcaatatatttatttttgaggTTTATATAGGCAAAGCTATATGTGATTAAAAAAGGCTTTCGAACTTATGGTACAGTGTCACCTTCTTTATGAGATCGAAAGTTCAAATCTCACTAGAATAGAAATAGATCAGATTTgcccatgatttaattaattatttgataAAAAGATACTCAATACTATAAAGATACAATCAAAATTTCAATTGAACAAGAACATGCCTGGATGCAATTAACTAAAACACTAGATTGGATATAGAAATAACGACGAAGATGTTTTAAACATGAAGAATCAATTTTGTAttaaaaacttttaattttaaatattttgtgtgtttttttttcgAGTTACTAACATATAAACCAGAATATCAAACTTGATtagatatatcatatatatagaTGATGGTTGATACAAAGATATGCACATCAGAGCTTGATCTTTTATATAAAACGAAAAAACCAAGCCCTCAATCGAgcctaattttcaaaaaaaagtttGACTTAAATTCCAACCAATTTGGGGAATTGGATCCATCTTGCTGGATGCGTTCAAACTTACGTGTTAAATCCTCTTTCTACATGAACATCTGATCCAGGACGACGACGAGTGCCATCGCAACCGTTGGATCAATCTCAGGCTGCTGTACAATTAGACGGAATACATCTCCGCCAAAACCCACACCTCCCACAGCTTCCTTCGCCCTAATCTCAGCCACGCGCCGCCGCTTCTCGTCATAAACACCGCAGCACCTCTGCGAATACGATCCTTCAATCTCGTACATCACCTTCTTCGTCCTCGATCCTGGAGCAGGAAAACTCACGTGGGCCAGGGATTTCGTTCCGAGGAAGTTAACGTGTTTTGTCACCGTGAACCGAGGATTCGCCGTCGTTTCTCCGTCGAACACTACCCAATTGTCCAGTAGACTTAGCCGCTGTCGGATTAACAAATCATGTTAATCACTCATAATTTTTGATAGATTCATACACAGCCGGAGAATAAATCAAAAACAAAAGTAATATTCATGATGACGAAATCTATACCTTACGGCGGATGGTGAAAATAGAGCGGCCGGATGCGTCCATAAGGACGATCTCAGCATTGCCTCCGGCGGTGTAGTTGTCGACTCGAAATACGAGATTGCCATTGGAATCGAAGACTGTAAAGCCATGACAGTTGAAGAGCAGAGACTTCTTCCAAACGGTGAGAACAACCGGAGTATCGGCGGCGACGGACGGCGGTTCCTTGGTCTCGAGAACAATGGCATTAGGGTAAACCTTAGTCATGACCATGTACTAATTCTGGTactcggagagagagagagagagagagagagagagagagagagagagagagagagtatagaagGATCTTATCTAAGGATTGAGAAGATGAAGGGGGTTTTATATTCCAACCATTCCCAACAATAcgtttattttatataaacttttTATCAGTAGATACTTGATGAAAGACTGAAGTACCCTCAAATCTCAATTCAAGGAAAGTGACATCCGAGAAAAGGTGGTGACGAAAAGTCGGTTGACCCTTGCAATTTTGCGTCTTTAAAACTTAAAAAAGTCATTATTTTCATAATTATGTTTACGCCAAATTAGTGGGCCCTATTATAACCAAATATAAGTGTTTTTAGTATTCATTaacttatgatttattattaaatatttatagAAATAAGGTGACGTTTGGGCCTTATCTTTATCTACCGGGGTTGGAATTGGTATTGCTGATTTGAAATAGTTATTGAATTATCAAGCTTGACACTAATTAACTATTTAAAATTTTGTATTAGAAATATATCAAAAATATTTATTCATTTAAATAAATAGTTctgattaatatattttttttaaatttatccaCTTAAATAGTTAAATTTTAATAAACTACCTTCTCATTAACATATTTTGTCAAACACTAAAAGAGAACTTgtgtatttattatgtttttatgtggGATAAAATAATTCAAAACATTTTTGATAAAACTACGTTTTAATGATAAGTTAAAGATAACTTCATAAGAAAACTTATGTTGAAGGTTGTGTGTACGTTGAGTATCCACATGCTTGAAACAGTGAAAGATAAGACATTAAAACAAACTAAAAAATCGTAATAAATGGAAAAATGACCACTGAAATTATAGAGAATATATTTTAAATGGTATGTCAGATTCCTTATTGATATCTCCCAACATATTGTAGGTTAAAAGGAAATTATGGAATTCCCTTGAATCAAACTATATAAGTGAAGATGCTTCTAGCAATAACTTCTTAGTTTGTGTTTCTAACAACTATAAAATGATTGATTCAAGGTCTATCATGGAACAATAAAATGAACTCATTCGTTTTTGGGTCAAATTACATTAGGCATGATGAATATGGATGAATCCATTATTGTTTCGAGTGTGATTGATACATAATACATTGACCTCATTTTGAAAAGATTTCAAACATACATTAAACCATCAAAATGAATATATGTCATTGATTTAACTTGGTAGTTATATATACCTCAAAAAATATCTTCGAGTGtaagaaaatgaaaatgtaaatttgaatATAGACATCTTCAATTCATATAGTTAAGGAAAAATAGACCAATTCAAACAAAATAAGGGAAGGACAAGAAACATAAATTTTTCAGTTAAGACAAATCAAACAAAATGATGAAATTTTGTGTGTTGAATATGTCAAAAAAATGGGTCATTATAAGAATGTTAGTAGTCAAGTTGAACAATGGTGTTGGAACATATAGTAGTGCACAAGAGTCTAAGGACTGAGCTCCACCTAAATTTCAGATTTAATTAATCTTGATAAGTTTGTTAAGAATTATGTTGCACTTATTCTTTAGTCCTGTTGTGTGTACGAGGATGGTTATTCTTAATGGATTAACTAAGGGGATACAATCCATATTTTCAACAATAAAAGTTGGTTTGAAAAATTGT includes these proteins:
- the LOC111891753 gene encoding protein LURP-one-related 8; translation: MVMTKVYPNAIVLETKEPPSVAADTPVVLTVWKKSLLFNCHGFTVFDSNGNLVFRVDNYTAGGNAEIVLMDASGRSIFTIRRKRLSLLDNWVVFDGETTANPRFTVTKHVNFLGTKSLAHVSFPAPGSRTKKVMYEIEGSYSQRCCGVYDEKRRRVAEIRAKEAVGGVGFGGDVFRLIVQQPEIDPTVAMALVVVLDQMFM